A single Acidobacteriota bacterium DNA region contains:
- a CDS encoding mandelate racemase/muconate lactonizing enzyme family protein, whose translation MITRRGFLSSAGIAAAGLTGGLTAARQATATVAQHSEASKMKITELETIPIDNIDPPIGHRKWLFIRLRTDEGLVGLGERVSGGATNLKPQIELLNDLFDRFVVGQSPFDVEKIWQRMKTTLHDYSHPGLYGVPAFSAIEMACWDLIGKATNQPVYNLLGGRYHDKLRAYAYLNSSGIWDNPSLAGERAQELVDRGITCCKLDPFSPITGPPRDYSLKTIRHVATIFRAMRDAVGDELEIGIGTHGQFSTAVALRVADILEEFDPFFFEEPVPPENVDEMARVAAHTSIPIATGERLVNMFEFAEVLEKQAAQIIQLDVGQCGGLLVAKKIAGMAETRYAMIAPHMYCGPVAASAAIQLDTCSPNFLIQEFNTNDLHSDIFVEPIRFENGFIEPPTGPGLGVELDMAVVERHRAA comes from the coding sequence ATGATCACGAGACGCGGCTTCCTTTCCAGCGCGGGAATCGCGGCGGCCGGCCTGACCGGCGGCCTGACTGCGGCGCGGCAGGCGACCGCGACGGTAGCTCAACACTCCGAGGCGTCGAAGATGAAGATCACCGAACTCGAGACGATCCCGATCGACAACATCGACCCGCCGATCGGGCACCGGAAGTGGCTGTTCATCCGGCTCAGGACGGACGAAGGCCTGGTCGGTCTGGGCGAGCGTGTCTCTGGCGGGGCCACGAACCTGAAGCCGCAGATCGAGCTGCTGAACGACCTCTTCGACCGCTTCGTCGTGGGCCAGAGCCCGTTCGACGTCGAGAAGATTTGGCAGCGGATGAAGACGACGCTCCACGACTACAGCCATCCCGGGCTGTACGGCGTGCCGGCGTTCTCCGCGATCGAGATGGCCTGCTGGGACCTGATCGGCAAGGCGACGAACCAGCCGGTCTACAACCTCCTCGGCGGCAGGTACCACGACAAGCTGCGCGCCTACGCGTACCTGAACAGCTCCGGCATCTGGGACAACCCGTCCCTGGCCGGCGAGCGGGCGCAGGAACTGGTCGACCGCGGCATCACCTGCTGCAAGCTCGACCCGTTCTCGCCGATCACCGGTCCGCCTCGGGACTACTCGCTGAAGACGATCCGCCATGTGGCGACGATCTTCCGCGCCATGCGGGACGCGGTCGGCGACGAGCTGGAGATCGGCATCGGCACCCACGGCCAGTTCTCGACGGCGGTCGCGCTACGGGTCGCGGACATCCTGGAGGAGTTCGATCCGTTCTTCTTCGAGGAGCCGGTGCCGCCCGAGAACGTCGACGAGATGGCCCGCGTGGCGGCCCACACGAGCATTCCGATCGCCACCGGCGAGCGGCTGGTCAACATGTTCGAGTTCGCGGAAGTGCTGGAGAAGCAGGCGGCACAGATCATCCAGCTCGATGTCGGCCAGTGCGGCGGCCTCCTGGTGGCGAAGAAGATCGCCGGCATGGCCGAGACCCGCTACGCGATGATCGCGCCGCACATGTACTGCGGCCCGGTCGCCGCGTCGGCGGCAATACAGCTCGACACCTGCTCTCCCAACTTCCTGATCCAGGAGTTCAACACGAACGACCTGCACAGCGACATCTTCGTCGAGCCGATCAGGTTCGAGAACGGGTTCATCGAACCGCCGACCGGGCCCGGGCTGGGCGTGGAGCTCGACATGGCGGTGGTCGAGAGGCATCGAGCCGCTTGA
- a CDS encoding type II toxin-antitoxin system VapC family toxin, giving the protein MSPPIAWLLDTNVVSEMMRPHPDPRVSEFLDSIAAEGMGLSPITIWEILDGIGRLDSGKRRENLASRFQSVLEECFDQRILSWTVDDARACARIMEEKRRRGEPLDDHIPDAFLVAAAATRGLAIVTRNTREFRNTGVEVVDPWADRAC; this is encoded by the coding sequence GTGAGCCCTCCCATCGCGTGGCTTCTCGACACGAACGTCGTGTCGGAGATGATGCGCCCGCACCCTGACCCGCGCGTATCCGAGTTCCTCGACAGCATCGCCGCAGAGGGAATGGGTCTCTCGCCCATCACCATCTGGGAGATCCTCGACGGCATCGGCCGTCTCGATTCCGGTAAGCGGCGCGAGAACCTTGCCTCCCGCTTTCAGAGCGTCCTCGAGGAGTGCTTCGACCAGCGGATACTCAGTTGGACCGTCGACGACGCCAGAGCGTGCGCGCGGATCATGGAAGAGAAGCGTCGAAGGGGCGAACCGCTCGACGACCACATACCGGACGCCTTTCTGGTCGCAGCGGCCGCGACTCGCGGCCTTGCCATCGTCACGAGGAACACGAGAGAGTTCCGCAACACGGGCGTGGAAGTCGTCGATCCGTGGGCGGACCGAGCCTGTTAA